The genome window ATTCAAACGGAGGGCCTGACTGGGGAGCACAGCGGCTTTATTGATGAAGTTTTCCGACCGGAAGTGAAGTACgggcgggcagcggggcggAGCCGCAGCCACGTGACGGCAGAGCCCCGCGATCGGCGCCGCTACCCGGCAGTGCCGCTATTTGGCAGCGCCGCGCTCCAGCGGGCGGTGCCAGTCGGGCGGCGGGCAGCTCCGCAGCGCCCACACCGCGCCGTGCTTCTTCCGCTCCAGGGCCCGCGCTCGTTCGCTCTCGCACAGCGCCTCCTGAAACACAGACACGGCCGCTGTGCCGACCCCGGCGCCGCaagcagccccccccccacctccccgtCCTCAGGGCCGGCCGGGCCGGCGGTACCCGCGCGGCGGCGGTGCGGTCCTTCTCCCAGGCGCGGCAAGCGGCGTAGTCGTCCCGCCAGCGGCTGCAGTCGGGCAGCTCTCCGTGCGCGTAGTAGTGGTGGAAGGCGTGCCGCAGCCCGCGGCAGTGCTTCCACTCCCACCAGTAGTCCTCGCACGGCCGCGGAGGCTGCGGACAGAGCGGGCGCTGAGGGGAAAGAAGCCGCGAGGCCGAGGGAGCCGCCCGCACCGCCCCCCGCTCACCCGCCAGCTCGCATCGCCGGCCATGCCGCCCTCGGCGCGCGTCCCTCTGTGGGCTCCAATCGCCGCCGCGCTTACAGGAGCGACCCGGCCAATGGCACGGGGCGGCACAAAGCGGCCGTCGCGCCGTTGCGCCCTTCGGCTAATGGCCGCCCCGTCGCCCCGCCCCCGGCGCAGCCCCGCCCCCCTCAGCCCGACCGCCGCCCGTTTCTTCACTTCTCCCCCAGAAATCAGCAGGCCAGCACAGCACGTCGGTTATTTAGGAACCTTTACTCCAGGTTTCAAGACGCGACTGAGGAAGGAGCACAGCTTTGTTCATTACTGAGATCCCACCTCCCCGAGCAGTCCCGGGCCTGAGGTGAGGAGGCTGTCCCCCCCAGCTTGCTACAAGAGGTTCTCTAGCTATTAAGAGGCACATTACTAATTACAGAAAGCATCAGAACCTGAATTCTTGGGCCGCACCACATCCCACCACCTGGAGCTGAGATCACCCCACACACACAAAGCT of Gallus gallus isolate bGalGal1 chromosome 15, bGalGal1.mat.broiler.GRCg7b, whole genome shotgun sequence contains these proteins:
- the C22orf39 gene encoding UPF0545 protein C22orf39 homolog, which codes for MAGDASWRPPRPCEDYWWEWKHCRGLRHAFHHYYAHGELPDCSRWRDDYAACRAWEKDRTAAAREALCESERARALERKKHGAVWALRSCPPPDWHRPLERGAAK